A stretch of Prunus dulcis chromosome 6, ALMONDv2, whole genome shotgun sequence DNA encodes these proteins:
- the LOC117630397 gene encoding cysteine-rich receptor-like protein kinase 10 has product MAPLMFSLRFMFFLSPVLFLISTQSLAQPPDFGGIWCFNDKGNYTTNSTYQTNLNILLSILSSPSNNGNGYGFYNSSYGENPDQVYAIGLCRGDVTVDICRGCLSNATQLLTQVCPNQKEAFGVFDQCMLRYANRSIYGAMETFPPLMWYNVQNVSSDVDGFFQELRTLLEDLRDQAAGNGSLRKFAAGTATAPNFKTIYGLAQCTPDLTEQICSDCLVSSLGDIPKCCPGKQGARISKPSCDVRYETYRFFDPTTIRPLPSSPPALSSPPPPSTSTGGSKCNISRTVIIIVVPIVVSVVLIVIFFCICLRVRTQKKLETRKLIQGGDETYEIGFAESLQFDLATIRVSTNDFSEANKLGQGGFGSV; this is encoded by the exons ATGGCGCCATTAATGTTCTCCTTAAGATTTATGTTCTTCCTTTCTCCCGTTTTGTTCCTCATCAGCACTCAATCCCTTGCTCAGCCGCCTGATTTTGGAGGCATTTGGTGTTTCAACGATAAAGGCAACTACACCACCAACAGTACCTACCAGACAAACCTCAACATCCTTCTCTCTATTCTTTCTTCCCCCTCCAACAACGGTAATGGCTACGGCTTCTACAACTCATCCTACGGGGAAAACCCCGACCAGGTTTACGCAATCGGGCTATGTCGAGGGGATGTCACGGTGGACATTTGCCGTGGCTGCCTCAGCAACGCCACACAACTGCTCACACAGGTCTGTCCCAATCAAAAGGAAGCTTTCGGCGTATTTGACCAGTGCATGCTTCGCTACGCCAACCGCTCCATCTACGGAGCcatggaaactttccctcctCTCATGTGGTATAACGTACAGAACGTGTCCTCCGACGTCGATGGGTTTTTTCAAGAGCTGAGGACGCTACTGGAGGACCTAAGGGATCAAGCTGCAGGGAACGGTTCACTTCGAAAATTTGCGGCAGGGACCGCAACTGCTCCCAACTTCAAAACAATCTATGGACTTGCGCAGTGTACGCCGGATTTGACCGAGCAGATCTGCAGTGATTGCTTGGTTAGTTCTTTGGGAGATATCCCAAAATGTTGTCCGGGAAAGCAAGGTGCTAGAATTAGTAAACCCAGCTGTGATGTTAGGTATGAGACCTATCGCTTCTTTGACCCTACAACTATCCGACCATTGCCGTCTTCTCCGCCAGCACTGTCTAGTCCTCCTCCACCGTCAACAAGTACAGGAg gATCCAAGTGTAACATATCTCGGACTGTCATCATTATTGTTGTGCCAATTGTTGTTTCTGTGGTACTAATAGTTATATTCTTCTGTATTTGTTTAAGAGTAAGGACACAGAAAAAACTTGAAACTAGGAAGTTAATTCAAG GCGGCGACGAAACATATGAAATTGGATTTGCAGAATCCTTGCAATTTGACTTGGCCACCATTAGAGTTTCCACAAATGACTTTTCTGAAGCAAATAAACTTGGACAGGGCGGATTTGGATCTGTTTAG
- the LOC117631564 gene encoding probable xyloglucan galactosyltransferase GT17, with amino-acid sequence MFSRKQISPPNTPLEEEKDKYYYSKYKETQFSLNNPNLKFAALVFIFLSSWLLLLLFWFPPKTTNNVAVLHLAHKTENAETINLAAAAPTKSPFKVPTCDPSVAVYVYPLPPKFNTGLLSRCKTLNVYTDMCPHVANRGLGQPLPKLGSPAAWFATHQFIAEMIFHARVENHPCRTLDPARAALFYVPFYGGLHASSMFKEANLTARDELAVNLVDHLQAQPWWGRNSGRDHFIALGRTAWDFMRATDGPDFGANSLLNLPAVKNMSVLTVERHPWQGSNQHGIPYPSYFHPSTWQEILTWQNKVREMYRPNLFSFIGGPRKGLEKAAIRNEFIRQCGESTRCFLMNCGPSGASKCHEPSEVLKVMTESTFCLQAPGDSFTRRSTFDSVLAGCIPVFFSPHTAYTQYKWFLPEEVKTYSVYIDEKSPASRKIEDELLKISGEKVKAMREKLVDLIPSLTYAHPNATDVGFGDAVDVTLASLANHLSEMMN; translated from the coding sequence atgttTTCAAGAAAGCAAATCTCGCCTCCAAATACTCCCttggaggaggagaaagaCAAGTACTattattcaaaatataaagaaacccaattctcaCTCAACAATCCCAATTTAAAGTTTGCTGCCTTAGTTTTTATCTTCCTATCTtcttggcttcttcttcttctcttttggtTCCCACCCAAAACCACAAACAATGTCGCTGTTCTCCATCTCGCTCACAAAACCGAAAACGCCGAAACCATCAATCTCGCCGCCGCCGCCCCCACAAAATCGCCGTTCAAGGTTCCCACGTGCGACCCAAGCGTCGCAGTCTACGTGTACCCTCTGCCGCCCAAGTTCAACACCGGGCTCTTGAGCCGCTGCAAAACCCTCAACGTGTACACCGACATGTGTCCCCACGTGGCAAATCGCGGCCTCGGCCAGCCCCTTCCCAAGCTTGGCTCCCCCGCCGCCTGGTTCgccacccaccagttcatcgcCGAGATGATCTTCCACGCACGTGTGGAGAACCACCCCTGTCGCACCCTCGACCCCGCACGTGCCGCCCTCTTCTACGTCCCCTTCTACGGCGGCCTCCACGCCTCCAGCATGTTCAAGGAGGCCAACCTCACCGCCCGCGACGAGCTTGCCGTTAACCTCGTTGACCACCTCCAGGCGCAACCCTGGTGGGGGAGGAATAGCGGTAGGGACCACTTCATCGCCCTGGGGAGGACCGCGTGGGATTTCATGAGGGCCACCGACGGTCCGGATTTCGGCGCCAACTCCCTCCTCAACTTACCAGCTGTCAAAAACATGTCGGTGCTGACCGTGGAGCGGCACCCCTGGCAAGGCTCAAACCAGCACGGCATACCCTACCCTTCCTACTTCCACCCCTCCACGTGGCAGGAGATACTGACGTGGCAAAACAAAGTGCGGGAGATGTACCGGCCAAACCTGTTCTCCTTCATCGGCGGGCCCCGCAAGGGGTTGGAGAAGGCGGCGATCCGGAACGAGTTCATACGGCAATGCGGCGAGTCGACTCGGTGCTTTCTCATGAACTGTGGGCCCAGTGGGGCCAGCAAGTGCCACGAGCCGAGCGAGGTCTTGAAGGTTATGACCGAGTCGACGTTCTGCCTGCAGGCGCCCGGCGACTCGTTCACTCGTCGGTCAACGTTTGACTCGGTGCTGGCCGGCTGCATACCGGTGTTCTTTTCGCCGCACACGGCGTACACGCAGTATAAATGGTTTTTACCGGAAGAGGTAAAAACGTACTCGGTTTATATCGACGAGAAGAGCCCCGCGAGTAGAAAGATAGAGGACGAGTTGTTGAAGATATCGGGCGAGAAGGTGAAGGCGATGCGCGAGAAGCTCGTGGATTTGATCCCGAGTCTTACCTACGCGCATCCGAACGCCACCGATGTTGGGTTCGGAGACGCCGTCGACGTGACACTTGCGTCGCTGGCCAACCACTTGAGCGAAATGATGAAttaa
- the LOC117632161 gene encoding cysteine-rich and transmembrane domain-containing protein WIH2-like encodes MSSSANNSGAAYPSPPHSTAPSPYFVQAPPPAGYPTRDGPNPHGHAAVETKSKGDGFWKGCCAALCCCCVLDACF; translated from the coding sequence ATGAGTTCATCAGCTAATAACTCCGGCGCAGCATACCCTTCCCCACCTCATTCCACAGCTCCAAGTCCTTATTTTGTGCAGGCCCCACCACCTGCTGGTTATCCAACAAGAGATGGCCCAAATCCCCATGGACATGCAGCTGTAGAAACTAAGTCAAAAGGTGATGGCTTCTGGAAGGGATGCTGTGCTGCCTTGTGCTGCTGTTGCGTTTTGGATGCATGTTTTTGA